The Filimonas lacunae genomic sequence AAACCAATTTTATTGCTAATGCGCTCAGTGATAGCATGGGAGTATTCAATTTTAAAAAACTACCATCCGGCGGACCTTATTCATTCAGTGTTTCGGCCGTAGGTTACGAACAACAATCGCTGGGCGGTTATCAGTTAAAGCCCGATGCATCGGTGTTATTAACTTTAAAGCTGAACAGCCAGGCCAGTAACCTTACCGACGTAGTGGTGGTAGGTTATGGTACACAGCGCAAAGAAAACCTGACCAGCGCAGTAGCGCAGGTAAAAGGAGAGGTGTTTGAAAATCGCGCTGTGCCTAACGTTAGCCAGGGTTTACAGGGCCTTATCCCTAACCTGAACCTGATAATGGGAGATGGTAAGCCTGTGCAGTCGCCTGTTTTTAACATACGTGGTACCACTTCTATTGGACAAGGTGGTAACGCGCTGGTGTTAATTGATGGCGTACAGGGCGATCCTGCTTTGTTAAACCCTAACGACATTGCTTCTGTATCGGTGTTAAAAGATGCGTCTTCTGCCTCTATCTATGGTGCAAGAGCAGCTTTTGGTGTGGTGTTGATTACCACTAAAACGCCTGGTAAAGAAAAAGTGTCTGTAACCTACAATTCTAACTACGCCAGCAAGTCGCCTACCGTAGTGCCGGATATTGTTTCTAATGGTTACCAATATGCTAAAAGCTTCAGCGATGCTTGGAGTGGCTGGAACGACTATTCACAAACTGCGCAGAACGTAAACAAAACACAAACCTTTTCTGCTGCTTATCTGGAAGAATATAAGCGCAGAAATGAAGATCCTTCTTTACCTAAAGTAGAAGTAGGCGCTAATGGCAACTATGTATATTATGGTAATACCAACTGGTTTGACCTGTTGTATAAAAAGAACCTGGGCGCAATAGATCAAAGTTTGTCTGTTTCGGGTAACAGTGGTAAAGCCAGCTTTTATATCACTGGCCGTTATAACAGCCAGGATGGTTTATTCCGCTACAATAGCGACAAGTACCATATGTATAACCTAACGGCCAAAGGAACTGTACAGGTTACTGACTGGTTACAGGTATATAACACCATGCAGTTCAACAGCCGTTTTTATCATAACCCGCTGAACGTGGGTGAAGGTGGTAGCATCTGGGCTAACATGGGCGCGGAAGCACACCCTTCTTCTATGTTGTTTAACCCGGATGGTACCTTAACTTTCTCTGCGGCTTACACCGTTGGTGATTTTGTGTATGGCAGAAATGGTATTGATATGACCGACCAGGTAATTCGTAATACAGCTGGCTTTGTAGCCAAAGTGTTGAAAAATAACCTGCGTATTAAAGGTGACATCACTTTTCAAAATACCAGCGCCAACAGTTCCCAGGTGCGTGTTCCTGTTCCCTACAGTGTAACGCCTGGTGTTATTGCGTATGTGGGTACCGGTTATAACGATATTACTGTAGCACGTAAGCAAACCAACTACCTGGCTTCGAACATCTATGGTGAGTATGAAAAAACATTTAACCGTGCGCATTACTTCAAAGCATTATTAGGTTATAACTACGAACAGAGTACTTACAATAACTATTCTACTACCAGAAATGGTTTAATCTATAACCCTATTTCTGACTTAAACCTGGCTTTAGGGCAGAGCATTTCCACTGCCGGTGGTTATGACAAATGGGCTATCCTGGGTGGTTTCTTCCGTTTTAACTATGCCTTTAACGACAGGTATTTGCTGGAAGTGAATGGCCGTTACGATGGTTCTTCTAAATTTCCGGCCAGTCAGCGTTATGGCTTTTTTCCATCTGCTTCTGCAGGATGGCGCGTATCTAAAGAAAATTTCTGGCACGTAAACCCTAAAGTGGTGTCTGATGTAAAAATCAGGGGTTCTTATGGTTCTTTGGGTAACGGCAGCATTGATTCATATACTTACCAGGATAAATTTGCTATTGCACAATCGGGTCGTGTGTTAAATGGTGTGTTGCCACAAACCACTTCTTCTCCGGTAGTGTTGCCTGATGGCCTTACCTGGGAAACGGCTACAACTGCCGATTTAGGTTTAGATGTGGCTTTTCTCAATAACCGCTTAACTTTTACCGGTGATTTATACGAGCGTAAAACTAAAAACATGTTCACCGTAGGTAAGCAATTACCTGCTGTGTTTGGTGCTACGCAACCAAAGGGTAACTATGCCGACTTAACTACTAAAGGTTGGGAAGTGGCTATTTCGTGGAAAGATGAGTTTAAGATTGCCGATAAGCCATTCCATTACAACGTAAGTGTTTGGATGAGCGATTACTCTGCTACTGTTGATAAATACAATAACACTACCGGATCGCTGGCCAGCGGTAACTACTATGCCGGTATGAAAATGGGTGAAATATGGGGTTATGTGAACGATGGCTTCTTTACTGATAAAGACGACCTGGCAGCTGCTAAAAAATCTCAAACCCTGTTTAAGCCTTCTAACGGTGGTAACTGGTTACCTGGTGACCTGAAGTTTAAAGATCTGGATGGTAACGGTGTTATTAACAATGGTGATAACACTATTTATAAGCCGGGCGACAGACGCATAGTAGGAAACTCTACTCCACGTTATACCTATGGCGCTAATTTCAGCGGTGATTATAACAACTTTTTCTTCAGCCTGTTTTTTCAGGGTGTAGGCAAGCAGGATTGGTGGCCTGGTTCAGAAGCGGCTATCTTCTGGGGTCAATATAACAGACCTTATCAATACCTGTTTCAATCGCAGGTGGGTAACATGTGGAGCGAAAGCAACCCGAACGCTTATTTCCCACGTTTAAGAGGTTATGTAGCACAAAATAGTTCTGGTGAGCTGGTAAACGCACAGAGCAAATACATTCAAAACGTTCGTTACCTGCGTCTGAAAAATGTACAAATTGGATACAACCTTCCCAAAGGTTTAATTGCCAAAGCGCATCTGAATGCTGCAAGGGTATATGTATCGGGCGAAAACCTGTTTACCGTGTCTCCGCTGTACAAGCATACCAAAGCAATGGATGTAGAAGGTATTGGTGCTTCCGATGCTATCCTTACCGGTACTTCTAACAGTGGTAATGGTAACAACTATCCTATTTTAAAGAGCTATTCAGTAGGCTTGTCTGTTACTTTTTAATGTATAACAAAACAGTAAAAAATAATTTATGCGAATTCATATAAAACAGTCATTGATATTGTTTTGTGCTGTGTTGATGCTGGCATCGTGTACTAAAAACCTGGAGCAAACTCCGGTAAGTACAGCCGATAAAAATGCCGTGTTTAGCAGTGAAGACGGGTTGAAGTTATATACTTACTCCTTTTACAATATTTTACCTGATATCAACACTCCGTTCAGAACAGACTGTAACCTGAGTGATTATGGGGCTATCAACGCAGTACCTACTTATATAGGGCAAAATACGTTTAACTCACGTTTAAGCACTGGCTGGACCTGGACCGACCTGCGTAATATTAACTACTTTATCGTTAATTGCAACAATCCGGGTGTGCAGCAAACCATAAGGGAAAACTATATTGGCCTGGCCCGTTTTTTTCGTGCCTATTTCTACTTTGAAAAAGTAAAGCGTTTTGGTGATGTGCCCTGGTACAACACGCCGCTGAATGCAGATGATACTGCTGCTTTATACAAAGGCCGCGATTCACGCACCCTGATTATGGATTCAGTGGTGGCCGACCTGGATTATGCGGCTGACCATATCACGCTTACCGATGATGCTACCCGCAGTTTAATTACCAAGTGGGTAGTGTTGGGCTTTAAATCACGTGTGTGTTTGTTTGAAGGCACTTTCCGTAAATACCAAACCAGTTATAACCTGCAGTCTACTGCCGACGCATTTTTGCAAAAGGCGGCTGATGCGGCCCAACTGGTAATGGCCAGCGGCAAGTTTTCGCTCAATACCAGCGGTGGCAACCTGGCTTACCGTAACCTGTTTATCAGCTCGGGCCCGGTAACCAGCGAAATAATGCTGGCCGATGTAACCAGCACTTCACTGGCTAAGTATAACGATGCCAACTGGTATTTTACCAGCGCCACCTACGGTGTGCGTTTTAACTTTACCCG encodes the following:
- a CDS encoding SusC/RagA family TonB-linked outer membrane protein; its protein translation is MKRSLLQRQLMLWLAVIISLPAAIAQQSSNVSGVVRNEKGDPLPGAAIVVKNAKTNFIANALSDSMGVFNFKKLPSGGPYSFSVSAVGYEQQSLGGYQLKPDASVLLTLKLNSQASNLTDVVVVGYGTQRKENLTSAVAQVKGEVFENRAVPNVSQGLQGLIPNLNLIMGDGKPVQSPVFNIRGTTSIGQGGNALVLIDGVQGDPALLNPNDIASVSVLKDASSASIYGARAAFGVVLITTKTPGKEKVSVTYNSNYASKSPTVVPDIVSNGYQYAKSFSDAWSGWNDYSQTAQNVNKTQTFSAAYLEEYKRRNEDPSLPKVEVGANGNYVYYGNTNWFDLLYKKNLGAIDQSLSVSGNSGKASFYITGRYNSQDGLFRYNSDKYHMYNLTAKGTVQVTDWLQVYNTMQFNSRFYHNPLNVGEGGSIWANMGAEAHPSSMLFNPDGTLTFSAAYTVGDFVYGRNGIDMTDQVIRNTAGFVAKVLKNNLRIKGDITFQNTSANSSQVRVPVPYSVTPGVIAYVGTGYNDITVARKQTNYLASNIYGEYEKTFNRAHYFKALLGYNYEQSTYNNYSTTRNGLIYNPISDLNLALGQSISTAGGYDKWAILGGFFRFNYAFNDRYLLEVNGRYDGSSKFPASQRYGFFPSASAGWRVSKENFWHVNPKVVSDVKIRGSYGSLGNGSIDSYTYQDKFAIAQSGRVLNGVLPQTTSSPVVLPDGLTWETATTADLGLDVAFLNNRLTFTGDLYERKTKNMFTVGKQLPAVFGATQPKGNYADLTTKGWEVAISWKDEFKIADKPFHYNVSVWMSDYSATVDKYNNTTGSLASGNYYAGMKMGEIWGYVNDGFFTDKDDLAAAKKSQTLFKPSNGGNWLPGDLKFKDLDGNGVINNGDNTIYKPGDRRIVGNSTPRYTYGANFSGDYNNFFFSLFFQGVGKQDWWPGSEAAIFWGQYNRPYQYLFQSQVGNMWSESNPNAYFPRLRGYVAQNSSGELVNAQSKYIQNVRYLRLKNVQIGYNLPKGLIAKAHLNAARVYVSGENLFTVSPLYKHTKAMDVEGIGASDAILTGTSNSGNGNNYPILKSYSVGLSVTF
- a CDS encoding RagB/SusD family nutrient uptake outer membrane protein, translating into MRIHIKQSLILFCAVLMLASCTKNLEQTPVSTADKNAVFSSEDGLKLYTYSFYNILPDINTPFRTDCNLSDYGAINAVPTYIGQNTFNSRLSTGWTWTDLRNINYFIVNCNNPGVQQTIRENYIGLARFFRAYFYFEKVKRFGDVPWYNTPLNADDTAALYKGRDSRTLIMDSVVADLDYAADHITLTDDATRSLITKWVVLGFKSRVCLFEGTFRKYQTSYNLQSTADAFLQKAADAAQLVMASGKFSLNTSGGNLAYRNLFISSGPVTSEIMLADVTSTSLAKYNDANWYFTSATYGVRFNFTRTFINTYLKLDGTPFTGDEAYKTTPFVEEVKNRDLRLQQTIRTGNYKRISSGKEIAGPPVFSYTYTGYQPIKWCLDDMYYDGGSLNTNSVSLMRYAEMLLNYAEAKAELGTLTSDDWKATIGALRSRAGITGGLTSLPNTVDTYLQSNYFKDISDPVILEVRRERGIELTLEGFRFADLTRWKHGELLLQPWNGMYVPSLDTPMDLNGDGVMDAYFYTTSTVPDQYKSIAVNVAADPQRLTNGTSGEILWLNNIAREWFDYKYLNPIPYSDLQLNPRLGQNTGWVD